One Glycine max cultivar Williams 82 chromosome 3, Glycine_max_v4.0, whole genome shotgun sequence DNA window includes the following coding sequences:
- the LOC100819967 gene encoding heparan-alpha-glucosaminide N-acetyltransferase: MDEDPKRMEEGLNSALNGDGNKDDLKKRATIKTSNGGSIFEHDKDTMAKPVAEGESVQQIAEQEQPPVKQKTKRVATLDAFRGLTIVLMILVDDAGEAYPRIDHSPWNGCTLADFVMPFFLFIVGVAIALALKRISKIKHSVKKIILRTLKLLFWGIILQGGYSHAPDDLEYGVNMKFIRWCGILQRIALVYCVVALIETFTTKLRPTTLASGHLSIFAAYKWFGGFVAFLIYMITTFSLYVPDWSFVDHFNGDEPKRYTVICGMRGHLGPACNAVGHVDRQVWGVNHLYSQPVWRRLKACTFSSPGSGPFRDDAPSWCLAPFEPEGLLSSISAILSGTIGIHYGHVLIHFKGHSERLKQWVSMGFVLLIIAIILHFTDALPINKQLYSFSYVCFTAGAAGIVFSGFYILIDVWGLRTPFLFLEWIGMNAMLVFVMAAEGIFAAFVNGWYYEDPRSSLVHWIKKHVFVNVWHSERVGTILYVIFAEITFWSVVAGVLHKLGIYWKL; encoded by the exons ATGGATGAAGATCCTAAGAGAATGGAAGAAGGCCTCAATTCAGCATTGAATGGTGATGGCAATAAGGATGACTTGAAGAAGAGGGCAACCATTAAAACCAGTAATGGAGGTTCTATTTTTGAGCATGACAAAGACACAATGGCTAAGCCTGTGGCTGAGGGTGAGTCCGTACAGCAAATAGCTGAACAGGAGCAACCACCGGTTAAGCAGAAGACAAAGAGGGTTGCAACCCTTGATGCATTTAGGGGTCTCACCATAGTG TTGATGATTCTGGTAGACGATGCTGGTGAAGCTTATCCACGCATTGATCATTCCCCTTGGAATGGATGTACTTTGGCGGATTTCGTTatgcctttctttcttttcattgttgggGTTGCCATAGCCCTTGCACTAAAG AGAATCTCAAAGATAAAGCATTCCGTAAAGAAGATAATCCTTAGGACATTGAAGCTTCTCTTCTGGGGTATAATTTTGCAAG GGGGTTACTCTCATGCCCCTGATGATCTCGAATATGGAGTTAACATGAAATTTATACGATGGTGTGGCATTCTCCAG AGAATCGCTCTTGTATACTGTGTTGTAGCTCTAATAGAAACATTTACCACCAAGCTTAGACCCACTACGTTGGCTTCTGGACACCTATCCATTTTTGCTGCTTATAAATG GTTTGGGGGCTTCGTGGCATTTCTCATTTATATGATCACAACCTTCAGCCTCTACGTTCCAGATTGGAGTTTCGTGGATCACTTTAACGGCGATGAACCAAAGAGATACACG GTCATATGTGGGATGAGAGGACACCTAGGGCCAGCATGTAATGCTGTTGGGCACGTGGACCGACAAGTTTGGGGGGTCAACCATCTTTATTCTCAACCAGTTTGGAGACGCTTGAAG GCGTGTACATTCAGTTCTCCAGGCAGTGGTCCTTTTCGTGATGATGCCCCAAGTTGGTGTCTTGCTCCTTTTGAACCCGAAGGCTTGTTGAG tTCTATATCAGCAATCCTCAGTGGCACTATCGGCATCCATTATGGGCACGTCCTGATTCACTTCAAG GGTCATTCGGAGAGGCTAAAACAATGGGTCTCAATGGGGTTTGTGTTACTCATCATAGCCATCATCCTTCACTTCACAGATG CTTTACCAATTAACAAGCAACTCTACAGCTTCAGCTATGTTTGTTTCACAGCTGGGGCAGCTGGAATTGTCTTCTCTGGGTTCTACATACTG ATCGATGTTTGGGGGCTCCGCACACCATTCCTGTTCTTGGAGTGGATAGGAATGAATGCTATGCTAGTGTTTGTGATGGCAGCGGAGGGCATCTTTGCAGCATTTGTAAATGGATGGTATTATGAAGATCCACGTAGCTCACTA GTACACTGGATCAAGAAGCATGTGTTTGTCAATGTTTGGCACTCAGAGAGGGTGGGAACCATCTTATATGTCATCTTTGCAGAAATCACTTTCTGGAGTGTGGTTGCTGGCGTCTTACACAAATTAGGAATATATTGGAAACTATAA
- the LOC100797779 gene encoding uncharacterized protein: protein MVLNSLITSAPFIHTTTKKVFGSKIQQECKMVVADFTSGGLRGMKALSYHVLTGRWFMLFASLLIMSVAGATYMFGIYSNEVKTSLGYDQSTLNLLSFFKDLGANVGVISGLVNEVTPPFVVLSIGVIMNFFGYFMIFLAVSGRIDKPQVWQMCLYICIGANSQTFANTGALVTCVKNFPGSRGSILGILKGYVGLSGAIITQLYHAFYGDHDSQALILLIAWLPAAVSFLFLPTIRLMNTVHHQPKEDNRVFYHLLYISLGLAAFLMVLIVVQNKLSFSRIEYIVDGLVVFSFLLLPLAVVFREEINQLKAKTQGLTDSPPQLKVVTEAIPSSNVVEQEVVPAATTSSHEKSSCLRNIFNPPKRGEDYTILQALFSIDMLILFIATTFGAGGTLTAIDNLGQIGHSLGYPNKSTTTFVSLVSIWNYLGRVASGYASEIFLTKYKVPRPYMLTLVLLLSCVGHVLIALGVPNSLYLASVVIGFCFGAQWPLMFAIISEVFGLKYYSTLYNFGAAASPLGSYILNVKVAGVLYDKEALKLLKAKGLTRQEGKDLTCVGVQCYKMAFIIITASTLVGCFASIILALRTRKFYKGDIYRKFRTEDETIENEIEITKAGN, encoded by the coding sequence ATGGTTCTAAATAGCCTCATCACTTCAGCACCCTTTatccacacaacaacaaaaaaagtgtttGGTTCCAAAATACAACAAGAGTGCAAAATGGTGGTGGCAGACTTCACTAGTGGTGGTTTGAGGGGAATGAAGGCCCTCAGCTATCATGTTCTCACGGGGCGTTGGTTCATGCTATTTGCATCTTTACTCATCATGTCCGTTGCAGGAGCAACCTACATGTTTGGAATATACTCTAACGAGGTCAAAACCTCATTAGGGTACGACCAATCCACTCTCAACTTGCTAAGCTTCTTCAAAGACCTAGGTGCCAACGTTGGAGTCATATCCGGGTTGGTCAACGAGGTAACACCACCTTTCGTGGTGCTCTCAATTGGGGTCATCATGAACTTCTTTGGCTACTTCATGATATTTCTTGCTGTCTCTGGCCGCATTGACAAACCCCAAGTTTGGCAAATGTGTCTCTACATTTGCATTGGTGCAAATTCTCAAACTTTTGCCAATACTGGTGCTTTAGTCACGTGTGTGAAAAACTTCCCTGGAAGCCGTGGCAGTATCTTAGGCATACTCAAAGGCTACGTTGGTCTAAGTGGTGCCATCATCACACAACTCTACCATGCTTTCTATGGTGATCATGACTCTCAAGCTCTTATTTTACTCATTGCGTGGCTCCCTGCTGCtgtttccttcctttttcttccaACAATTCGGTTAATGAACACAGTGCACCACCAACCCAAGGAGGACAACAGAGTTTTCTACCACCTTCTATATATTTCACTTGGCCTTGCTGCTTTTCTCATGGTTCTGATCGTTGTACAAAACAAGCTTAGTTtttcaaggattgaatacaTAGTAGATGGCCTTGTGgttttctcctttcttcttctaccACTTGCTGTGGTGTTTAGAGAGGAGATAAACCAATTGAAAGCCAAAACGCAAGGTTTAACTGATTCACCACCTCAGTTGAAAGTAGTCACTGAAGCTATTCCATCTTCAAACGTGGTGGAGCAAGAAGTAGTACCAGCAGCTACTACAAGTTCCCACGAGAAAAGTTCTTGTTTAAGGAACATATTCAACCCTCCAAAGAGGGGAGAAGACTACACCATTTTGCAAGCTTTATTTAGTATTGATATGCTGATTTTGTTCATTGCAACAACCTTTGGTGCTGGAGGAACATTAACAGCCATAGACAACCTGGGACAGATTGGACACTCATTAGGATACCCGAACAAAAGCACTACAACATTTGTTTCCTTAGTGAGCATATGGAACTACTTGGGACGAGTAGCTTCAGGTTATGCCTCTGAGATCTTCTTGACCAAATACAAAGTCCCTCGCCCCTACATGCTCACTCTAGTTTTGCTTCTCTCTTGTGTTGGCCATGTTCTGATAGCCCTTGGTGTTCCAAACTCTCTCTACTTAGCTTCTGTGGTCATAGGGTTTTGTTTTGGAGCTCAATGGCCACTAATGTTTGCAATCATATCAGAAGTATTTGGCCTCAAATACTACTCCACGTTGTACAACTTTGGAGCTGCTGCAAGCCCTCTTGGGTCTTACATTCTGAACGTGAAAGTGGCTGGTGTTTTGTATGATAAAGAGGCTTTGAAACTATTGAAGGCCAAAGGACTCACGAGACAAGAAGGAAAGGACTTAACATGTGTGGGAGTGCAATGCTACAAAATGGCTTTTATCATAATCACGGCTTCAACGTTGGTTGGTTGTTTTGCTTCGATCATTTTGGCGCTGAGGACTAGAAAGTTTTACAAAGGGGATATCTATAGAAAGTTTAGAACGGAAGATGAAACAATAGAGAATGAGATAGAGATTACCAAGGctggtaattaa
- the LOC100798308 gene encoding serine/threonine protein phosphatase 2A 57 kDa regulatory subunit B' beta isoform, whose product MFKRIMKGGQKKPSKTDPSDPSPLAPAAAGAAAAPALVVPPPSGTIEPLPLFRDVAVSERQNLFIRKLQICCHVLDFSDTLKSVREKEIKRQTLMELVDFIQSGSGKITETCQEEMIKMVSANVFRCLPPASHENTGQEATDPEEEEPCLEPAWPHLQLVYELLLRYVVSSDTDTKVAKRYIDHSFVLKLLDLFDSEDPREREYLKTILHRVYGKFMVHRPFIRKGINNIFFRFIYETERHSGIGELLEILGSIINGFALPMKEEHKLFLARALLPLHKPKPVGVYHQQLSYCIAQFVEKDYKLADTVIRGLLKYWPVTNCQKEVLFLGELEEVLEATQTAEFQRCMVPLFRQVARCLNSSHFQVAERALFLWNNEHIVSLIAQNRTVVLPIIFEALEKNIKSHWNQAVHGLTVNVRKMFIEMDAELFEECQRQYEEREAKAKELEEQRELNWKRLADAAAQNGVDMVTA is encoded by the exons ATGTTCAAGCGAATCATGAAGGGAGGGCAGAAGAAGCCCTCCAAGACGGACCCGAGCGATCCGTCGCCCTTGGCTCCGGCGGCGGCGGGTGCGGCAGCCGCTCCGGCGCTGGTGGTTCCTCCGCCGTCGGGCACCATAGAGCCTCTGCCTCTCTTCCGCGACGTGGCGGTCTCGGAGCGGCAGAACCTCTTCATCCGGAAGCTCCAGATATGCTGCCACGTGTTGGACTTCTCCGACACGCTGAAATCCGTTCGGGAGAAGGAAATCAAGAGACAGACTCTAATGGAGCTCGTGGATTTCATCCAATCCGGGTCGGGGAAGATAACGGAGACTTGCCAGGAAGAGATGATCAAAATGGTGTCGGCGAACGTTTTCCGGTGCCTCCCGCCGGCTTCGCACGAGAACACCGGCCAGGAAGCCACCGATCCGGAAGAGGAGGAGCCGTGCCTCGAACCAGCGTGGCCGCACTTACAACTCGTCTACGAGCTTCTCCTCAGATACGTGGTTTCCTCCGACACTGACACAAAGGTCGCAAAACGATATATTGATCATTCTTTTGTTCTCAAACTCCTTGATTTGTTTGACTCCGAGGACCCTCGTGAGCGCGAGTATTTGAAAACCATATTGCACCGTGTGTATGGGAAATTCATGGTTCATCGTCCCTTCATTAGGAAGGGCATTAACAACATATTTTTTCGGTTTATATATGAGACTGAGCGGCATAGTGGTATTGGGGAGCTTCTTGAGATTCTGGGGAGTATTATTAATGGGTTTGCTTTGCCCATGAAGGAGGAGCATAAGTTGTTTCTTGCTAGGGCGCTTCTGCCTCTGCATAAGCCCAAGCCGGTTGGGGTGTACCACCAGCAGTTGTCGTATTGCATTGCGCAGTTTGTGGAGAAGGATTACAAACTCGCGGACACGGTTATTAGGGgtttgttgaagtattggccaGTCACTAATTGCCAGAAGGAGGTGCTCTTCCTTGGGGAACTAGAGGAGGTGCTGGAGGCCACGCAGACCGCGGAGTTCCAACGCTGCATGGTCCCTCTTTTTAGACAGGTTGCCCGCTGCCTCAATAGTTCTCACTTTCAG GTTGCAGAACGAGCTCTCTTTTTGTGGAATAATGAGCATATTGTCAGCTTAATTGCCCAAAACAGGACTGTAGTATTACCCATAATATTTGAAGCATTGGAGAAAAATATCAAGAGTCATTGGAACCAGGCTGTTCACGGCCTGACTGTGAACGTTCGGAAAATGTTCATAGAAATGGATGCCGAATTGTTTGAAGAGTGTCAGAGGCAGTATGAAGAGAGGGAGGCTAAAGCAAAAGAATTAGAAGAGCAGCGGGAATTGAATTGGAAAAGACTGGCAGATGCAGCTGCACAGAATGGGGTGGATATGGTCACAGCTTAG